The genomic DNA AATCCTTTTTCTGCAAAAAGAATCCCACAAACTGACGTTACAAATACAGTCCCTACTGACAATAAACCATAACTTTTACTTTCATAAATCCATACGTACGGAATAAAATGAACACCTATTAACATCGCTACTACAAAAGGTAACCATTCTGGAAATTGAAAATAGGCAAGTAATACAAGTGGAATATTCAATACATTTATCCCACCAATTAAGCCTGCCAAAACCCCTAACGGATTTCCTTTCGCAAACATATCAATTTTCAATATAGCAGCTATCATTAAGCCAAAAGGAAACACACAGCCCATACCGATTAAATATACCCACACCACTTGTTTTTCAGAAAGAACAAATCCCGTTATACTCATAACTATCCAAAATAAAACGCCGGCTAATATAATCGGTAAGCCTCTCTTCGTTTTTATTGCTAAATCCTTTTTCGCTTCTGCAACATTCATTTCACTATCTCCCCCAAAAATATTTGTGCTATAAAGCCGGCTTAATTTCACCCATCCAATAACGCCAAGCTATTAAATAATCTTCTAAATCTTTCGGGTGGTGTCTTAAACATGTGTCTATACGTAAATATAATCCTATGACTATTTCTTCATATAAATCACAGTCTTTTTTATGAAATACACACTGTTTCATCGCATAATTAATTGTTTCTTTTGTTAAATTTTCCGGAGTTGAACAAAACGCGTAAATTAAATCGTATATAGGATCTCCTAACACTGGTAAAGGATCAATTACACCGTGCAGTTTATTCTCTTTAAATATAAAGTTATGAAATCCAAGATCACCATGCAATAAAAATGGCTGATTTATTCCAGCATCCCTATTTGCTAAATTAAGAACCGTTCTATACTCTTCTTCACTTATGTAACGTCTTACATTTTCATGAGCTTCTATCACATTTGTTGTTAAAAATTCACTCCAAGATTGAAACAGATTTTCTTTCCATCCCCAGCCATCAACCTCTGTAGCCACTTCATACTTATTGATAACTTCCTTTACAAGTTTACAAAGAACACTCCGTTTATGGCCTAGTTTGCAAGACGTTGTGCCCTCAAGGAATGAGTAAACAATATAGCGATTTAAAGGTTCCTTATATAAAAGCTTTGGAAATAATTCGTCCTTTTTATAAAACTGAAGAAAATAAGCTTCTTCACGTATGACATCCGATTCATTCAACTTTACAACGTATTGTTCATCCAACAAATATACAGTACTTGTCGTTCCCCCGTTTAATGCTTTTACGCTATTTGGATAATGTGAAATAACTTTTTCCTTAATTAGTTGTGCAGTGATTATTGAAATTTCCATTCTCTCACCCTTTAATTCTGAATATTCCCTTAATTTAAAAGACAACTTTACTATTATTTGACAAACGTGAGGGGAATCCTGCCAACCATCCTAATATAGCAAACAACAATTTTATTTTATTACAATGGCTTTCTTCAATATTCCATCATATAGTTCATTCCATTTATGGTAATGTGATGTGATTTCATCACTCTAAATGCTCTTC from Bacillus cereus G9842 includes the following:
- a CDS encoding DUF7010 family protein encodes the protein MNVAEAKKDLAIKTKRGLPIILAGVLFWIVMSITGFVLSEKQVVWVYLIGMGCVFPFGLMIAAILKIDMFAKGNPLGVLAGLIGGINVLNIPLVLLAYFQFPEWLPFVVAMLIGVHFIPYVWIYESKSYGLLSVGTVFVTSVCGILFAEKGFIVIPLSVTVIYLLTFISLLIENKKADHYQQKSA
- a CDS encoding aminoglycoside phosphotransferase family protein, whose translation is MEISIITAQLIKEKVISHYPNSVKALNGGTTSTVYLLDEQYVVKLNESDVIREEAYFLQFYKKDELFPKLLYKEPLNRYIVYSFLEGTTSCKLGHKRSVLCKLVKEVINKYEVATEVDGWGWKENLFQSWSEFLTTNVIEAHENVRRYISEEEYRTVLNLANRDAGINQPFLLHGDLGFHNFIFKENKLHGVIDPLPVLGDPIYDLIYAFCSTPENLTKETINYAMKQCVFHKKDCDLYEEIVIGLYLRIDTCLRHHPKDLEDYLIAWRYWMGEIKPAL